One genomic window of Candidatus Nanohalobium constans includes the following:
- a CDS encoding twin-arginine translocation signal domain-containing protein, whose product MTDEIQEIVDDQEKADKLQQIIEKKVQKEVQKTVKNLKQSEESKEKTENSSEEVSRRSFLKKLGAGAIGLGAASLLPSASAYKVKSGHGFDVTSDGTEYFDVDPSGKVKVKNAALQIDTGQSIEDNNGTKAINLLGNGSVEIPIGNLRLNKGQFIEDGNGTERIAIDPSAGFGTHIYNDDGKFAFRAVGNFGQAIYARSNEPVRIQDNEGDFTAVKYDTDTSAGVLKTPNAGIVAQDNGTPSSGAGLELTYTQNNDGRVTAYDRNNNNYIPLYLRGSRIDFSDTPANLRLATGQSIEDGSGTARLDLHNYGTDINSEEGSTGIRFAEGEDTFFRVFGSKLEVDDNNGGFIALQYTTSSSAPGTLELKNANLDAGGNDITNAGSVSAEEIGAERHLAEGFDGADPDSRLDAALSNASDGDVIYLENAEYSEVRSISVRVSLIGTGGMGGAGTTISADWTLSGIGSILEAVSLSGGTITINGVASRVENIYGSTSQSVTVDADYVGIYNCYNVDVTFQSNTNGGMADGLRNSTTPTDNGSNTIGDVS is encoded by the coding sequence ATGACAGACGAAATCCAAGAAATAGTAGACGACCAAGAAAAAGCAGACAAACTACAGCAAATAATAGAGAAAAAAGTCCAAAAAGAAGTACAAAAAACAGTAAAAAACCTGAAACAATCAGAAGAGTCCAAAGAAAAAACAGAAAACAGTTCAGAAGAAGTTTCAAGACGCTCATTCTTAAAGAAACTGGGAGCAGGAGCAATCGGCCTAGGAGCGGCCTCACTACTACCCTCCGCATCAGCATACAAAGTCAAAAGCGGTCACGGCTTCGATGTAACATCAGACGGAACAGAATACTTCGATGTCGACCCTAGCGGAAAAGTCAAAGTCAAAAACGCAGCCCTACAAATTGACACAGGACAGTCAATTGAAGACAACAACGGAACCAAAGCCATAAACCTCCTAGGAAACGGCAGCGTTGAGATTCCGATCGGAAACCTCCGCCTCAACAAAGGACAGTTCATTGAAGACGGAAACGGCACAGAAAGAATAGCAATTGACCCAAGCGCAGGATTTGGCACTCATATATACAACGACGATGGTAAATTTGCATTTAGAGCAGTAGGAAACTTTGGACAAGCAATCTACGCAAGAAGCAACGAACCAGTAAGAATCCAAGACAACGAAGGAGACTTTACAGCCGTCAAATATGACACCGACACAAGTGCTGGCGTGCTGAAAACACCGAACGCCGGAATAGTAGCACAAGACAACGGAACACCATCATCAGGAGCAGGTCTAGAATTAACATACACACAAAATAACGATGGACGTGTAACAGCATACGATAGAAATAACAACAACTACATTCCACTCTACCTACGAGGCTCAAGAATTGACTTCTCTGATACCCCTGCCAACCTCCGCCTCGCCACGGGACAGAGTATCGAGGATGGTTCTGGTACTGCACGGTTGGATCTCCACAATTATGGCACTGATATTAACAGCGAAGAGGGTTCAACAGGGATTCGCTTCGCTGAGGGAGAAGATACATTCTTTAGAGTGTTCGGATCTAAACTTGAGGTTGATGATAATAACGGTGGCTTCATTGCCCTCCAATACACCACGTCATCCAGTGCACCTGGAACGTTGGAATTGAAGAATGCCAATCTCGACGCTGGGGGGAACGATATTACGAATGCTGGTTCGGTCAGTGCAGAGGAAATAGGTGCTGAACGGCATTTAGCTGAAGGGTTTGATGGGGCTGATCCTGATTCGCGTCTCGATGCTGCTCTATCAAATGCATCTGATGGTGATGTAATCTACCTTGAAAATGCTGAATACAGTGAGGTTAGGTCAATATCAGTGAGGGTCTCTCTCATTGGAACGGGGGGAATGGGGGGGGCTGGTACTACCATTAGTGCCGATTGGACGCTTTCTGGTATAGGGTCAATATTAGAGGCAGTCTCTCTATCAGGAGGGACTATAACGATCAATGGAGTTGCATCAAGAGTCGAAAACATTTATGGGTCAACATCTCAATCAGTAACTGTGGATGCCGACTATGTTGGTATTTACAATTGTTATAATGTTGATGTAACATTCCAAAGTAATACAAATGGCGGGATGGCAGATGGTCTCCGTAATTCAACAACACCAACTGATAATGGGTCCAACACAATTGGAGATGTATCATAG
- the trxA gene encoding thioredoxin, which translates to MPTEIDSEKMEEVQNSEEYWVIDFWAEWCGPCKKLAPVYEEVSEEIEEVNFGKVDMEEHDDLGTQLGVRALPTLLIMKNGEEIARKSGAMPKQKLESWIQENTR; encoded by the coding sequence ATGCCAACAGAAATAGATTCCGAGAAGATGGAAGAAGTTCAAAACTCTGAAGAATACTGGGTCATCGACTTCTGGGCAGAATGGTGCGGACCATGCAAAAAACTAGCACCAGTATACGAGGAAGTCTCCGAAGAAATAGAAGAAGTAAACTTCGGAAAAGTTGACATGGAAGAACACGACGACCTCGGCACACAGTTAGGTGTCAGAGCACTACCCACACTACTCATAATGAAAAATGGGGAAGAAATAGCAAGGAAAAGCGGAGCAATGCCAAAACAAAAACTGGAAAGTTGGATCCAAGAGAATACTAGATAA
- a CDS encoding type II toxin-antitoxin system VapC family toxin, which translates to MTEKHYFADTSFLIDLFKGEEKAVEIMEKASSITTGSTVLYELSKISDFNRKELEQNKIFDLTSEDGEVAAEMYRKLSRKGEKIGEIDYLIAAQAKNAGRKLVTRDTDFQKLEIDTINYKL; encoded by the coding sequence ATGACAGAGAAACATTACTTCGCGGACACTAGCTTCCTGATAGACCTCTTCAAAGGCGAAGAAAAAGCAGTAGAAATAATGGAAAAAGCCAGCTCCATAACTACTGGAAGCACAGTACTCTATGAGTTATCTAAAATTTCTGATTTCAACAGAAAAGAACTTGAGCAGAATAAGATCTTTGATTTAACCTCAGAAGACGGGGAAGTGGCTGCAGAAATGTACAGAAAACTCTCCAGAAAAGGAGAGAAAATCGGAGAAATAGACTACCTGATTGCAGCGCAAGCTAAAAACGCGGGTAGAAAACTGGTTACACGAGACACAGACTTCCAAAAACTCGAAATAGACACCATTAACTACAAACTATGA
- a CDS encoding antitoxin VapB family protein, which produces MGSRTISVKDEAYSRLKALKDDNKSFSDVILELTEDKNQKFENIVGKGIETSFEELKEERERSEEDDDRETLLRGH; this is translated from the coding sequence ATGGGTTCCAGGACTATATCCGTAAAAGATGAAGCATATTCCAGACTGAAGGCTCTGAAAGATGACAATAAGAGCTTCTCAGATGTGATACTGGAGCTTACAGAAGACAAGAACCAGAAGTTCGAGAACATTGTAGGAAAAGGAATAGAAACAAGTTTTGAAGAACTGAAAGAAGAAAGAGAAAGAAGTGAAGAAGACGATGACAGAGAAACATTACTTCGCGGACACTAG
- a CDS encoding mechanosensitive ion channel family protein: protein MTISILESQLANLGIEIQMTTLLTGALVLIGGWFANKISNKLVEQGINRRGGDKHAIIAAQKVTAYIIYPLTFVVFLGVFGLPAASIGGAVGLIGLGLSFALKDMIANFISGILILIGQPFKVGDQIKVSGEEGTVQDIKIRATDIKTYDGRKVIVPNSQLYNGTVINNTAYDQRRFEVIVGVGYDDDIDSATELAMESLEEAEMVEETPEPQVLVNELGGSSVNLKLRGWTKPSKANMVKAASEVTQGVKEKYDENEIDIPYPIRTVYMNNEDE, encoded by the coding sequence ATGACAATCTCTATTCTGGAGAGCCAGCTTGCAAACCTCGGAATCGAAATCCAGATGACAACCCTTCTAACCGGTGCACTAGTTCTGATAGGCGGATGGTTCGCAAACAAGATATCCAACAAACTAGTTGAGCAGGGAATAAACCGTAGAGGAGGCGACAAACACGCAATAATAGCTGCCCAAAAAGTCACAGCCTACATAATCTACCCACTAACATTTGTAGTATTCCTCGGTGTCTTCGGGCTTCCAGCAGCCTCTATTGGCGGAGCAGTTGGCCTAATAGGATTAGGTCTTTCATTCGCATTGAAAGATATGATCGCCAACTTTATCTCCGGCATCCTGATACTTATCGGACAACCATTCAAGGTAGGAGACCAAATCAAGGTCTCGGGAGAAGAAGGGACAGTCCAAGACATCAAAATAAGAGCTACAGACATCAAAACATACGACGGCAGAAAAGTAATCGTACCCAACTCCCAGCTCTACAATGGAACAGTCATCAACAACACAGCATACGACCAGAGACGGTTTGAAGTAATAGTCGGAGTAGGATACGACGACGATATCGACTCAGCAACAGAGCTAGCAATGGAAAGCCTAGAAGAAGCCGAAATGGTGGAAGAAACACCAGAACCACAAGTACTGGTCAACGAACTAGGAGGATCCTCAGTCAACTTGAAACTTCGTGGATGGACCAAGCCATCCAAAGCCAACATGGTTAAAGCAGCCTCCGAAGTAACACAAGGCGTCAAAGAGAAGTACGACGAAAACGAGATCGACATCCCATACCCAATCAGAACCGTCTACATGAACAACGAAGACGAGTGA
- a CDS encoding ThiF family adenylyltransferase: MYSRFTTLQNHSEEDQERLENSTAAIIGLGATGSAIAENLARHGVNLIIIDRDYLEEKDAYSSSLYTPEQCEKALPKAKAAEDYLKQFTGVEAYSESFKPDNTDLIEEADIILDGTDNLETRQVINDYSKKQGIPWIYTAAIAEKAYSMPIIDKCFNCMVQKPQKVATCETDGVMREVARVAAAKSVYKAVKMLTGSSVDERLELVDKNRFLKVEDSGCEVCESEVFPHLDQTARVSKLCGRGKYQFEKNISDENIAQAVKAGEKLAENDYLVRIGYEGREITFFRSGRVIVEARDEGHAESLISEVAGI, encoded by the coding sequence ATGTACTCCCGATTCACCACGCTTCAAAACCACTCAGAAGAAGACCAGGAAAGACTGGAAAACTCCACAGCAGCAATAATAGGACTTGGAGCGACTGGGTCAGCTATAGCAGAAAACCTGGCTCGACACGGCGTCAATCTTATAATAATCGATAGAGACTATTTGGAGGAAAAAGATGCCTACTCATCGAGCCTTTACACTCCGGAGCAGTGTGAAAAAGCTTTGCCTAAGGCCAAAGCAGCCGAAGATTATCTGAAACAGTTTACTGGGGTGGAGGCATATTCTGAAAGCTTTAAGCCAGATAACACTGATCTGATTGAGGAAGCAGACATCATACTGGATGGAACGGATAATCTTGAGACTCGGCAGGTGATAAATGATTACAGCAAAAAACAAGGAATACCTTGGATTTATACTGCGGCTATAGCTGAGAAAGCTTACTCGATGCCTATAATCGACAAATGCTTCAACTGTATGGTGCAGAAACCTCAGAAAGTAGCTACATGTGAGACAGATGGGGTCATGAGGGAGGTAGCTCGGGTAGCTGCTGCTAAATCAGTTTATAAGGCGGTTAAAATGCTTACCGGTTCTTCTGTTGATGAAAGGCTTGAACTTGTGGATAAAAACCGTTTCTTGAAAGTTGAAGATTCTGGGTGTGAAGTATGTGAGTCAGAAGTTTTTCCTCATCTAGATCAAACTGCCCGGGTATCTAAGCTGTGTGGACGAGGCAAGTATCAATTTGAAAAGAATATTTCGGATGAAAACATTGCTCAAGCAGTAAAAGCTGGGGAAAAACTAGCTGAGAACGATTATCTTGTCCGTATAGGCTATGAGGGGCGTGAAATCACTTTTTTTCGGTCTGGCAGGGTGATTGTCGAGGCTAGGGATGAGGGGCATGCCGAGTCTTTAATCTCTGAGGTAGCTGGAATTTAA